The sequence AATGACTATAGCGAGACGAGAAATTATAGATTACGGGGAATCAGGGACGTATCATTGCATTTCGCGGTGTGTGAGACGGGCGTTTTTGTGTGGTATTGATAAGTGGTCTGGGCGGAGTTATGAATATCGGCGGAATTGGGTAAGGGATCGTGTGAAGGCGATGTCTGAGACTTTTGCGATGGATGTGTTGGCGTTTTCGGTTATGAGTAATCATTTTCATTTGGTGCTGCGTAATGATGTGGATCGCGAGAAGGGGTGGACCGATGGCGAAGTGGTACGCCGCTGGTTGTCGGTGTATCCGAAACATCATATGCGGCCAGATGGAACCTATGTATATGAGACGCGACCGGAAGATGTGGTGTGCGTATTGGAAGAGGAGGGGAGAGTCGATGTTTTGCGGGAGCGTTTGAGTGATATCAGCTGGTTTATGCGGTCAATTAATGAATTTATTGCGCGGAAGGCGAATCGAGAGGATGAATGCAAGGGGCATTTCTGGGAGGGACGGTTCAAATGTCAGCGATTATTGGATGAATCGGCCGTGTTGACGTGTATGGCCTATGTGGATTTGAATCCGGTGCGCGCGAAAATGGCGGAATCGCTGGAAGATTCGGTTTGTACGAGTGTGCACGAGCGTATTGAGGCGGAAAAGGCGAAAATGCGGGTGTTTTTTGCTGGTGCAACTAGGGATTTGCATGGAGATGAGTGCAAAAAAGGGAATTTAGCCACGAAAAGGCACATAATTCACGAAAAGGGAAGCATTATTACCACGGAGAGCACGGAGGATGAATCAAAGCGTGCGGATTGGTTGGTGCCGATAGATAATGCGTTGTTTTTCGAATATAAATT is a genomic window of Spartobacteria bacterium containing:
- a CDS encoding transposase — protein: MTIARREIIDYGESGTYHCISRCVRRAFLCGIDKWSGRSYEYRRNWVRDRVKAMSETFAMDVLAFSVMSNHFHLVLRNDVDREKGWTDGEVVRRWLSVYPKHHMRPDGTYVYETRPEDVVCVLEEEGRVDVLRERLSDISWFMRSINEFIARKANREDECKGHFWEGRFKCQRLLDESAVLTCMAYVDLNPVRAKMAESLEDSVCTSVHERIEAEKAKMRVFFAGATRDLHGDECKKGNLATKRHIIHEKGSIITTESTEDESKRADWLVPIDNALFFEYKLTIDEYLELVDLTGRRLAAGKRGQIDEQLLPILQSLQIDADNWLHTVEQYGRLFYRVSGRLENIAASAKKAGRKWFCGLSASIGAFRPVESTA